The Camelina sativa cultivar DH55 chromosome 14, Cs, whole genome shotgun sequence genome includes a window with the following:
- the LOC104739086 gene encoding SNF2 domain-containing protein CLASSY 3-like isoform X1, translated as MLWEELAFCSKSIDVSNELPSNMEEILIDETPAAQCKKGNHNLVLDLEVGLKCMNCGFVQREIRSMDESEWGEKITRERRRFDRFDEEENSNILGKLGFEAPNTNSLHEDCVSSEGTVWDKIPGVKSQMYPHQQEGFEFIWRNLAGTIMLNELKDFENSEETGGCIMSHAPGTGKTRLTIIFLQSYLACFPDCKPVIIAPASLLLTWAEEFKKWNISIPFHNLSSLEFTGKESSAALGLLMQKNATARTNNEIRMVKIYSWIKAKSILGISYNLYEKLAGVKDEDKKTKMVREVKPDKELNDIREILMGRPGLLVLDEAHTPRNQRSCIWKTLSKVETQKRILLSGTPFQNNFQELCNVLGLARPKYLEKLTSTLKKSGMTVTKRGKRALGNEINNRGIEELKAVMLPFVHVHKGSILQRSLPGLRECVVVLNPPELQKRVLESIEVTHNRKTKNVFETEHKLSLVSVHPSLVSRCKLSEKERLSIDEALLAQLKKVRLDPKQSVKTRFLMEFVELCEVIKEKVLVFSQYIDPLKLIMKHLVSRFNWNPGEEVLYMHGKLEQKQRQTLINEFNDPKSKAKVFLASTKACSEGISLVGASRVILLDVVWNPAVERQAISRAYRIGQQRIVYTYHLVAKGTPEGPKYCKQAQKDRISELVFACSSRPDKGKEKIAEAVTEDKVLDTMVQRSKLGDMFDNLIIQPKEADLVEGFNILMP; from the exons ATGCTGTGGGAAGAACTAGCATTTTGCAGTAAATCTATTGACGTCAGCAACGAGCTTCCTTCAAAT ATGGAAGAAATATTAATTGATGAAACTCCAGCAGCACAATGTAAAAAAGGGAATCACAATCTGGTTCTTGATCTTGAGGTTGGTTTGAAGTGTATGAACTGCGGCTTTGTGCAGAGAGAAATCCGAAGCATGGATGAATCTGAGTGG GGAGAGAAGATCACAAGGGAAAGGAGAAGATTTGATAGATTTGACGAGGAAGAAAATAGCAACATCCTTGGGAAACTTGGGTTTGAAGCTCCTAACACGAACAGCTTACATGAGGATTGTGTTTCTTCTGAAGGAACCGTTTGGGATAAGATCCCAGGGGTCAAATCTCAAATGTATCCTCACCAGCAAGAAGGTTTTGAGTTTATTTGGAGGAACTTAGCTGGTACAATCATGTTGAACGAGCTCAAGGACTTTGAGAATAGCGAAGAAACCGGAGGATGCATCATGTCACACGCTCCCGGGACAGGAAAAACTCGCCTGACCATCATTTTCCTGCAATCCTACCTAGCATGCTTCCCAGATTGCAAACCAGTGATCATTGCTCCTGCAAGCTTGCTTCTCACGTGGGCAGAGGAGTTTAAGAAATGGAACATAAGCATTCCCTTTCATAATCTCAGCAGTTTGGAGTTTACTGGAAAAGAGAGCTCAGCGGCGCTAGGACTTTTGATGCAGAAGAATGCCACTGCTAGAACCAATAATGAGATAAGGATGGTGAAAATATACTCTTGGATAAAAGCAAAGAGCATACTCGGGATCAGCTACAACCTCTATGAGAAGCTTGCAGGAGTTAAAGACGAGGACAAAAAGACAAAGATGGTGAGAGAAGTGAAACCAGACAAAGAATTAAACGATATCAGAGAGATACTTATGGGAAGGCCTGGACTGCTGGTTCTTGATGAGGCACACACGCCTAGAAACCAGAGAAGTTGTATCTGGAAAACACTATCTAAAGTGGAAACACAGAAACGTATCTTGCTTTCTGGAACTCCTTTTCAGAACAACTTCCAGGAGCTGTGCAATGTTCTGGGACTCGCAAGACCTAAATATCTGGAGAAGCTCACATCCACACTCAAGAAGAGTGGGATGACTGTAactaaaagaggaaaaagagctTTGGGGAACGAAATCAACAACCGTGGGATCGAAGAGTTGAAGGCTGTTATGCTTCCATTTGTGCATGTCCATAAAGGAAGCATTCTTCAAAGGAGCCTCCCTGGTTTGAGAGAATGCGTTGTGGTGTTAAACCCACCTGAGCTGCAGAAGAGAGTCCTAGAATCCATTGAAGTCACTCACAACCGGAAAACAAAAAACGTGTTTGAAACAGAACACAAGCTGTCTCTGGTCTCAGTCCATCCTTCTCTAGTCTCTCGCTGCAAACTCTCTGAGAAGGAACGTTTGTCCATCGACGAGGCTTTGCTTGCACAGCTTAAGAAGGTAAGACTCGATCCAAAGCAAAGTGTGAAAACGAGATTCCTCATGGAGTTCGTTGAGTTATGCGAGGTGATAAAGGAGAAAGTGTTGGTCTTCAGCCAATACATAGACCCATTGAAACTGATCATGAAACATCTGGTCTCTCGTTTCAACTGGAATCCAGGGGAGGAAGTGTTGTACATGCATGGCAAGCTCGagcaaaaacaaagacaaacctTGATCAACGAATTCAATGATCCAAAATCCAAGGCAAAAGTGTTCTTAGCTTCAACAAAAGCCTGCTCTGAAGGGATCAGTCTGGTAGGAGCGTCAAGGGTGATTCTTTTGGATGTTGTGTGGAATCCGGCAGTCGAAAGACAAGCTATAAGCCGTGCTTATAGGATCGGTCAGCAGAGGATTGTTTACACATATCACTTGGTTGCAAAAGGAACTCCTGAGGGGCCAAAGTACTGCAAACAAGCACAGAAGGATAGAATCTCGGAGCTAGTGTTTGCATGCTCGTCGAGACCTGACAAAGGAAAGGAGAAGATTGCTGAAGCTGTGACAGAGGATAAAGTATTGGACACTATGGTGCAGCGTTCGAAGCTTGGGGATATGTTTGACAATCTCATAATCCAACCGAAGGAAGCAGATTTAGTTGAAGGTTTCAACATACTTATGCCATGA
- the LOC104739086 gene encoding SNF2 domain-containing protein CLASSY 3-like isoform X2, protein MEWIGKRVKSRSRQRLQVVNKRKKMEVEAPVISPPKKRRPRRRKDPDSDVEDITPTYQNLVPPPVQENDRYSAGLRAGSVQNNSVKESFSRIIRDLNMEKSGPSSYSKFRDGSEQHTSVKETSFRGSDLDVGKNSVPSSFGFRDVSEQNTCVKEKCSPEIGDLNVEKSGPSSSKLRDLSEPNTCVKEKCFPEIGDMDVEKSGPSSPKLRDVSEQNTCVKEKCSPEIRDFDVEKSGPSSSKLRDVSEQNTCVEEKCSPEIRVLDVEKPGTSSSKLRDVSEQHTCVNEKFSPEITNLDVGISVPSSSKLREVSEQNIRVTDMCSPETRGLVVVKPVPGEIEILSDSESEIGARASAKKKLFEDTSRIVESLSDGNSTSETEGDEEENAESADNNTKDDITVHSLSSEDPSSSSSSSAASSSLSSSSSSSSSSDGEFNLKEVVRDNTDDDDFLKVSLPVRNVSIAERKPLVRYKRSGSCLTNPRKEDKKIRRLNHREEEKEEERDKVVEIVIKQPSNPVFTCTHCGKENTGVPESHSSFMRPLALRDEIEDVNNFASTIASKYEDSISFNSGKSPQKLSRLELENPETGKEVKTLENPSTSRPEVFASEKAKEVQAPERPSTYRHEILSSVKAKEVQALEKPSRPDFQNSEKAKEVQAINRLGSVIPAVAVVGGLNKSLSANEPIDNQSDSSISSADKSGYESDPSLKDKEIKTNNNSDWRVLNGNHREVDLFRLLVNSVRDKGQLDEGYEEAEELVSSPEDQSQEQGEDDQRKYDDDGLLIIRPPPLIERFGMLEPPSPPEISESE, encoded by the coding sequence ATGGAGTGGATTGGGAAGAGAGTTAAGTCCCGGAGCAGGCAGCGTCTTCAGGTGGTTAATAAGCGGAAGAAGATGGAGGTAGAAGCTCCTGTGATATCTCCTCCAAAGAAACGAAGgccgagaagaagaaaagaccCCGATTCTGACGTTGAGGACATCACACCTACTTACCAAAACCTTGTTCCTCCTCCTGTTCAAGAAAATGACAGGTACTCTGCTGGTTTAAGGGCCGGGTCTGTTCAGAACAACTCTGTGAAGGAGAGTTTCTCTAGGATTATTAGGGATCTGAATATGGAGAAATCAGGTCCTAGCTCCTACTCTAAGTTCAGAGATGGGTCTGAACAGCACACGTCTGTGAAAGAGACTTCTTTTAGGGGTAGTGATTTGGATGTGGGGAAGAACTCAGTTCCTAGCTCTTTTGGGTTCAGAGATGTGTCTGAACAGAACACATGTGTAAAGGAGAAGTGTTCCCCTGAGATTGGAGATTTGAATGTGGAGAAATCAGGTCCGAGCTCCTCTAAGTTAAGAGATTTGTCTGAACCGAACACATGTGTGAAGGAGAAGTGTTTCCCTGAGATTGGAGATATGGATGTGGAGAAATCAGGTCCGAGTTCCCCTAAGTTAAGAGATGTGTCTGAACAGAACACATGTGTGAAGGAGAAGTGTTCCCCTGAGATTAGAGATTTTGATGTAGAGAAATCAGGTCCGAGCTCCTCTAAGTTAAGAGATGTGTCTGAACAGAACACATGTGTGGAGGAGAAGTGTTCCCCTGAGATTAGAGTTTTGGATGTGGAGAAACCAGGTACGAGCTCCTCCAAGTTAAGAGATGTGTCTGAACAGCACACATGTGTGAATGAGAAGTTTTCTCCTGAGATTACAAATTTGGATGTTGGGATATCAGTTCCGAGCTCTTCTAAGTTAAGAGAGGTGTCTGAACAGAACATACGTGTGACGGATATGTGTTCCCCTGAGACTAGAGGTTTGGTTGTTGTAAAACCAGTCCCTGGTGAAATAGAGATTCTTTCAGATTCTGAGTCGGAAATTGGAGCCAGAGCTTCAGCCAAGAAGAAGCTTTTTGAGGACACTAGCAGAATCGTAGAATCTCTCAGTGATGGTAATAGCACAAGTGAAACTgagggagatgaagaagaaaatgcaGAGAGTGCAGACAATAACACCAAAGATGATATAACAGTCCACTCCCTGTCTTCGGAGGatccatcttcatcatcatcatcatcagcagcatcatcatcattatcgtcctcatcttcatcttcttcctcgagTGACGGTGAATTCAATTTAAAGGAGGTGGTTAGAGATAatacagatgatgatgatttcttaAAGGTCAGTCTACCAGTCAGGAATGTCTCTATAGCGGAAAGGAAGCCTTTGGTAAGGTACAAGAGGTCTGGTTCTTGCTTAACCAACCCTAGAAAAGAGGACAAGAAGATTCGGAGATTAAACcatcgagaagaagaaaaagaagaagaacgagaTAAAGTAGTTGAAATAGTAATAAAGCAGCCAAGCAACCCGGTGTTCACTTGTACTCACTGTGGCAAAGAGAACACAGGAGTCCCTGAATCTCACAGCTCTTTCATGAGACCACTTGCATTAAGAGATGAAATTGAGGATGTGAACAACTTTGCTTCTACTATTGCATCAAAGTATGAAGATTCTATTTCCTTCAACTCTGGGAAATCACCTCAGAAACTATCCAGACTTGAGTTGGAGAATCCAGAGACAGGAAAAGAAGTGAAAACACTTGAGAATCCATCCACATCCAGGCCTGAAGTTTTCGCTTCAGAGAAAGCTAAAGAGGTACAAGCACCTGAAAGGCCATCTACATACAGACATGAAATTCTCAGTTCAGTAAAAGCAAAAGAGGTGCAAGCACTTGAAAAACCATCAAGACCTGATTTCCAGAATTCAGAGAAAGCAAAAGAGGTCCAAGCCATCAACAGGTTGGGGTCGGTGATACCTGCAGTTGCAGTTGTAGGGGGATTAAATAAGTCTCTTTCGGCTAATGAACCAATTGATAATCAGTCTGATTCTTCTATCAGCTCTGCAGATAAATCTGGATATGAATCTGATCCTTCTCTAAAAGACAAAGAAATCAAGACTAATAACAACTCGGATTGGAGAGTGCTAAATGGAAACCATAGAGAAGTTGATCTTTTCAGGCTGCTTGTGAACTCTGTTAGGGATAAAGGTCAATTAGACGAAGGAtatgaagaagcagaagaacTAGTTTCTTCACCTGAAGACCAGTCTCAAGAACAAGGAGAGGATGATCAAAgaaaatatgatgatgatggactTCTAATCATTAGGCCACCACCATTGATAGAGAGATTTGGTATGCTGGAACCTCCATCACCACCTGAGATTTCTGAGTCAGAATAA
- the LOC104739087 gene encoding synaptotagmin-5, producing the protein MGFIVGIVIGLVVGIAIIIGFVKLENSRSKLRSQLANTVAAFARMTVEDSRKLLPPEFYPSWVVFSERQKLTWLNHHLTKIWPYVDEAASDLIRASVEPVLEQYRPAVVASLTFSKLTLGTVAPQFTGVSIIDGDKNGVTMELDMQWDGNPNIVLGIKTLVGVSLPVQVKNIGFTGVFRLIFRPLVDEFPCFGAVSVSLREKKKLDFTLKVVGGDISAIPGLSEAIEETIRDAVEDSITWPVRKVIPIMPGDYSDLELKPVGTLEVKLVQAKNLTNKDLVGKSDPFAKMFIRPLREKTKRSKTINNDLNPIWNEHFEFVVEDASTQHLVVRIYDDEGIQASELIGCAQIRLCELEPGKVKDVWLKLVKDLEIQRDTKNRGEVHLELLYIPYGSGNGIVNPFVTSSMTSLERVLKNDTTDEENASSRKRKDVIIRGVLSVTVISAEEIPIQDLMGKADPYVVLSMKKSGAKSKTRVVNDSLNPVWNQTFDFVVEDGLHDMLVLEVWDHDTFGKDYIGRCILTLTRVIMEEEYKDWYPLDESKAGKLQLHLKWMAQSIYRDS; encoded by the exons ATGGGGTTCATAGTCGGAATTGTAATCGGACTCGTTGTCGGAATCGCTATCATCATCGGTTTTGTCAAGTTGGAGAATTCTCGATCCAAGCTTCGCTCTCAACTT GCGAATACGGTGGCTGCTTTTGCGAGGATGACTGTTGAGGATTCGAGGAAGCTTTTGCCTCCTGAGTTTTATCCTTCCTGGGTTGTCTTCTCCGAGCGTCAGAAG TTGACTTGGCTCAACCATCACTTGACAAAGATCTGGCCTTATGTTGATGAG GCAGCCTCTGATCTTATAAGAGCATCCGTCGAGCCTGTTCTCGAGCAATATCGACCTGCCGTAGTGGCCTCCTTGACATTTTCTAAGCTTACTCTCGGTACTGTGGCGCCTCAGTTTACAG GTGTTTCCATTATCGACGGTGATAAAAATGGAGTGACTATGGAACTTGATATGCAGTGGGATGGAAATCCAAATATTGTACTTGGCATCAAGACCCTAGTTGGTGTATCTCTTCCAGTTCAG GTGAAAAATATTGGATTCACTGGTGTTTTCAGGCTGATTTTTAGGCCACTAGTTGATGAGTTTCCTTGCTTTGGAGCTGTCAGTGTTTCTCTGAGAGAAAAG AAAAAATTGGACTTCACCCTTAAGGTTGTTGGAGGGGACATTTCAGCAATTCCTGGACTTTCTGAAGCTATCGAG GAAACAATTCGGGATGCCGTGGAGGATTCTATCACATGGCCTGTTCGGAAGGTCATCCCAATTATGCCTGGTGATTATAG CGATCTGGAGCTAAAGCCTGTTGGAACATTGGAGGTGAAGCTTGTGCAAGCAAAGAACTTGACCAACAAAGATCTAGTTGGAAAATCGGACCCCTTTGCTAAAATGTTTATACGTCCTTTGCGAGAAAAGACTAAGAGAAGCAAGACAATT AATAATGACCTGAATCCCATCTGGAATGAGCATTTTGAATTTGTCGTCGAAGATGCGTCAACTCAACATTTAGTGGTCAGAATATACGATGACGAGGGAATACAGGCATCTGAGCTAATTGGTTGTGCCCAAATCCGGCTTTGTGAACTTGAACCTGGTAAAGTTAAGGACGTCTGGTTGAAGCTAGTCAAAGATTTGGAGATCCAGAGAGATACTAAGAACCGTGGAGAG GTTCACCTTGAGCTACTTTACATCCCTTATGGTTCGGGAAATGGCATCGTAAATCCCTTTGTCACTTCATCGATGACGTCCTTAGAGAGGGTGCTCAAGAATGATACGACAGATGAAGAAAACGCATCAAGCCGTAAAAGAAAAGATGTCATTATAAGAGGAGTGCTCTCTGTGACAGTGATATCTGCAGAAGAGATACCAATACAAGATCTGATGGGGAAAGCTGATCCATATGTTGTTCTCTCGATGAAAAAATCAGGTGCCAAGAGCAAAACTCGG GTCGTCAATGACAGCTTGAACCCGGTTTGGAACCAgacttttgattttgtagttgAAGACGGGTTACACGATATGCTAGTCCTTGAAGTCTGGGACCACGACACCTTTGGAAAG GACTACATTGGGAGATGCATCTTGACGTTGACAAGGGTTATAATGGAAGAGGAATACAAAGACTGGTACCCATTAGACGAGTCCAAAGCGGGCAAGCTTCAGTTGCATCTTAAGTGGATGGCTCAGTCAATTTATCGCGATTCCTAA
- the LOC104739088 gene encoding oil body-associated protein 1A-like has translation MEKAVHLSTKNGPKVPGEPTKTGTSMVDTAASAVQSFAPINQIHQHLCAFHFYAYDMTRQVEAHHFCGHINEDMRQCLIYDGPDANARLIGLEYIVTEKLFMTLPDDEKKLWHTHEWEVKGGFLFMPGVPEAIQRQDLEKVAKTYGKVYHFWQVDLGHQLPIGLPNIMMAVTRDGQLYPEMIKETEKQFGVSMDKERESRAYMKGPDHGIHPLANGGGKGLTLEVREVDIKPVESVPRVFV, from the exons ATGGAGAAGGCAGTTCATTTATCTACCAAAAATGGACCGAAGGTCCCAGGAGAGCCAACGAAGACTGGAACCTCCATGGTTGACACCGCAGCTTCAGCCGTACAAAGCTTTGCTCCGATTAACCAAATCCACCAACATCTTTGCGC GTTTCATTTTTATGCATATGACATGACGCGACAAGTGGAGGCCCACCATTTCTGCGGTCACATCAATGAGGACATGCGTCAGTGTCTGATCTACGACGGTCCTGATGCCAACGCTCGTCTGATCGGTTTGGAGTACATTGTAACAGAGAAGCTCTTTATGACATTAcctgatgatgagaagaagctTTGGCACACTCACGAGTGGGAAGTTAAAGGAGGCTTCTTGTTCATGCCCGGTGTTCCCGAAGCAATTCAACGCCAAGATCTCGAAAAAGTCGCTAAGACTTATGGGAAAGTCTACCATTTCTGGCAAGTGGATTTGGGGCATCAGCTCCCCATTGGCTTGCCTAATATCATGATGGCCGTAACTCGAGACGGTCAACTTTATCCGGAAATGATCAAGG AGACGGAAAAGCAGTTTGGAGTATCGATGGATAAGGAGAGAGAGTCAAGGGCTTATATGAAGGGACCAGACCATGGGATCCATCCGTTGGCAAATGGAGGAGGCAAAGGGCTGACGTTGGAGGTGCGAGAGGTTGACATAAAGCCGGTCGAGTCTGTTCCAAGAGTCTTTGTCTAA